A single region of the Paraburkholderia sprentiae WSM5005 genome encodes:
- a CDS encoding oxidoreductase, with amino-acid sequence MSASLKIGLIGYGFAGATFHAPVIEHCGRASVAAIATGQSERARADYPHAKIVADLDALLALDDIDCIVIATPNDTHFDLARRTLEAGKHVVVDKPVTLSAADAHTLSNIALARGKLFAPFHNRRWDGDFLTVRDLLARAELGRVTHYESHFDRFRPGVRQRWREDVTRGGGLLFDLGPHLIDQALALFGAPNTVAATVRSHRDEASAPDYVHIQLGYDEFEVMLHASALTALPGPRFAIHGTRGSYVKYGLDTQEDQLKAGLRPGDEGFGAGNASGVLRVLEGDQEVERELPTRNGEYAGFYVALADAIQNGIAFPIRARDAVDVMTIIELAARSSEQGVRLPFERIR; translated from the coding sequence ATGTCTGCATCGCTGAAGATTGGATTGATCGGCTATGGCTTCGCCGGCGCGACGTTTCACGCACCGGTGATCGAACATTGCGGACGCGCGAGCGTCGCCGCAATTGCGACCGGACAATCCGAGCGCGCGCGCGCCGACTATCCGCACGCGAAAATCGTCGCTGATCTCGACGCGCTGCTCGCGCTCGACGACATCGACTGCATCGTGATCGCGACCCCGAACGACACGCACTTCGACCTCGCGCGCCGCACGCTCGAAGCGGGCAAGCACGTAGTCGTCGACAAGCCGGTCACGCTGAGCGCCGCCGACGCCCATACGCTTTCCAATATCGCGCTCGCGCGCGGCAAGCTATTCGCGCCCTTTCACAATCGCCGCTGGGACGGCGACTTTCTGACTGTGCGCGATCTGCTCGCACGCGCGGAACTGGGTCGCGTCACACACTACGAGTCGCATTTCGACCGCTTCCGGCCCGGGGTGCGTCAGCGCTGGCGCGAGGATGTGACGCGCGGTGGCGGCCTGCTGTTCGATCTCGGACCGCATCTGATCGACCAGGCGCTCGCCCTGTTCGGCGCACCGAACACGGTGGCGGCGACGGTGCGCTCACATCGCGACGAAGCGAGCGCCCCCGACTACGTGCACATTCAGCTCGGCTACGACGAGTTCGAGGTCATGCTGCACGCAAGCGCACTGACCGCCTTGCCCGGACCGCGCTTTGCAATCCACGGCACGCGCGGCAGCTACGTGAAGTACGGGCTCGACACCCAGGAAGATCAGCTGAAAGCCGGTCTGCGCCCCGGCGACGAAGGCTTCGGCGCCGGCAATGCCTCCGGCGTACTGCGCGTGCTCGAAGGCGACCAGGAAGTCGAGCGCGAATTGCCGACCCGCAACGGCGAGTACGCCGGCTTCTATGTTGCGTTGGCCGACGCGATCCAGAACGGCATCGCGTTTCCGATCCGCGCGCGCGACGCAGTCGATGTCATGACCATCATCGAACTGGCCGCGCGCAGCTCCGAGCAGGGCGTGCGGCTGCCGTTCGAGCGCATTCGCTGA
- the gcvH gene encoding glycine cleavage system protein GcvH: MSIPADLKYTESHEWVRTEADGTLTVGITDHAQEALGDIVFFEVQELGKSVTAGDTVAVIESVKAASDIYAPVSGEVIEANTAVADSPDTVNSAPYDSWLFKIKPTADASLERLIDADAYAKSIGS, translated from the coding sequence ATGAGCATCCCGGCCGATCTGAAATACACCGAATCGCACGAATGGGTCCGCACCGAAGCGGACGGCACGCTGACGGTCGGCATCACCGACCACGCGCAGGAAGCGCTCGGCGACATCGTCTTCTTCGAAGTCCAGGAACTGGGCAAGTCCGTGACCGCGGGCGATACCGTCGCCGTGATCGAATCGGTGAAGGCCGCTTCCGACATCTACGCGCCGGTTTCGGGCGAAGTCATCGAAGCGAACACAGCCGTCGCCGACTCGCCGGACACGGTCAACAGCGCGCCGTACGACAGTTGGCTGTTCAAGATCAAGCCGACCGCCGACGCGTCGCTCGAGCGTCTGATCGACGCCGACGCGTACGCGAAGTCGATCGGCTCCTGA
- the gcvT gene encoding glycine cleavage system aminomethyltransferase GcvT, producing the protein MTELKHTPLHAAHRALNARMVDFGGWDMPVNYGSQIDEHRAVRTDAGMFDVSHMCVVDFAGDRVRAFFEYALANNVAKLQTPGRALYSCMLHPNGGVIDDLIVYYLGEDHFRVVVNAGTADKDIAWFDRLNAGGGFGLTITPRRDLAIVAVQGPNAREKVWQTVPAARAATEALKPFNAARVDSTPFGELTVARTGYTGEDGFEIIVPANHVETLWNALAAHGVRPAGLGARDTLRLEAGMNLYGQDMDDDISPLDAGLAWTVDLSSPREFVGKSRLEADGSRAAFVGLVLLKENGKAAGVLRAHQKVVTPHGDGEITSGTFSPTMQESIAFARVPKGVQPGDTVHVRIRDKACPARVVKLPFVRNGKVLAV; encoded by the coding sequence ATGACCGAACTCAAACACACCCCGCTCCACGCCGCTCACCGTGCGCTCAATGCCCGCATGGTCGACTTCGGCGGCTGGGACATGCCCGTCAACTACGGCTCGCAGATCGACGAACATCGCGCGGTGCGCACCGACGCCGGCATGTTCGACGTGTCGCACATGTGCGTGGTCGACTTCGCCGGCGATCGAGTGCGCGCGTTCTTCGAATACGCGCTCGCCAACAACGTCGCGAAGCTGCAAACGCCGGGCCGCGCGCTCTACTCCTGCATGCTGCATCCGAACGGCGGTGTGATCGACGACCTGATCGTCTATTACTTAGGCGAAGACCACTTTCGCGTGGTCGTCAATGCCGGCACCGCCGACAAAGACATCGCCTGGTTCGACCGGCTCAATGCGGGGGGCGGCTTCGGCCTCACCATCACGCCGCGCCGCGATCTGGCGATCGTCGCCGTGCAAGGCCCGAACGCGCGCGAAAAAGTCTGGCAAACCGTGCCGGCAGCGCGCGCCGCGACGGAAGCGCTGAAACCGTTCAACGCCGCACGCGTCGACAGCACGCCGTTCGGCGAGCTGACCGTCGCGCGCACCGGCTATACCGGCGAAGACGGCTTCGAGATCATCGTGCCGGCTAACCACGTCGAAACGCTGTGGAACGCACTCGCCGCCCATGGCGTGCGCCCGGCCGGTCTCGGTGCCCGCGACACGCTGCGCCTCGAAGCCGGCATGAACCTGTACGGCCAGGACATGGACGACGATATCTCGCCGCTCGACGCCGGCCTCGCATGGACCGTCGACCTGAGCTCGCCGCGCGAGTTCGTCGGCAAGAGCCGGCTCGAAGCCGACGGCTCGCGCGCCGCGTTCGTCGGCCTGGTCCTGCTGAAGGAAAACGGCAAGGCCGCGGGCGTGCTGCGCGCGCATCAGAAGGTCGTCACGCCGCACGGCGACGGCGAAATCACCAGCGGCACGTTCTCGCCGACCATGCAGGAATCGATCGCCTTCGCGCGCGTGCCGAAAGGCGTGCAGCCGGGCGACACCGTGCACGTCCGGATTCGCGACAAAGCCTGCCCCGCACGCGTGGTAAAACTGCCATTCGTGCGCAACGGCAAGGTGCTGGCGGTCTAA